A window of Gemmatimonadota bacterium contains these coding sequences:
- a CDS encoding Ldh family oxidoreductase, whose protein sequence is MRSGRRARIPRQGSPWMEDTSSMSASDSMPASDNTSASDPTPVRIEPDRLARIMDRIFERLGLEGDERRVVVERLMEASLSGYHSHGVMRITMYTEGIRAGNMIPGASLDVLGETVSTVHLDANMGMGPWTATEAMKFAVGKAEATGVGCASVVNANDIARLGGYVEQPAKDGYIALLMTNDAGGNPCVAPWGATSPLMSTNPMAVGIPRESGDPVLIDISTGVTSEGGLKMLRNKGQAVPDGWLIDGEGRTTTDAEAYFATPRRAAILPLGSLLAGHKGFALSILVDVLTGSLSGAGCSGRSPEDLDQNALFILAIDPEKFASRTAFSTEVDRLVESIKGARKAPGVDEIRVPGDGARRERERQLKQGIEIDPPVWSAIQVIMDELGIGRNSV, encoded by the coding sequence ATGAGATCGGGCCGCCGCGCTAGAATACCTCGACAAGGATCGCCCTGGATGGAGGACACTTCAAGCATGTCCGCTTCGGATAGCATGCCTGCATCGGATAACACGTCCGCTTCGGACCCGACTCCCGTCCGCATTGAACCGGACCGGCTTGCCCGGATCATGGACCGTATCTTCGAACGCCTGGGCCTTGAAGGCGACGAAAGACGGGTGGTCGTCGAGCGGCTCATGGAGGCCTCGCTCTCCGGCTACCATTCCCACGGCGTCATGCGGATCACCATGTACACGGAGGGCATCCGCGCGGGCAACATGATCCCGGGCGCGTCGCTGGACGTCCTGGGTGAGACCGTCTCCACCGTGCACCTGGACGCCAACATGGGGATGGGCCCGTGGACGGCCACCGAGGCCATGAAGTTCGCCGTCGGCAAGGCCGAGGCGACGGGCGTCGGCTGCGCGAGCGTCGTGAACGCCAACGACATCGCCCGGCTTGGGGGATACGTGGAACAGCCGGCGAAAGACGGTTACATCGCGCTGCTAATGACCAACGACGCCGGGGGCAATCCCTGCGTGGCGCCGTGGGGCGCGACCTCGCCCCTGATGAGCACCAATCCCATGGCCGTCGGGATCCCCCGGGAAAGCGGCGACCCGGTCCTCATCGACATCTCCACGGGCGTTACGTCCGAGGGCGGGTTGAAGATGTTGCGCAACAAGGGCCAAGCGGTGCCCGACGGCTGGCTCATCGACGGCGAAGGGCGGACTACGACGGATGCTGAGGCCTATTTCGCAACGCCCAGACGGGCGGCGATCCTGCCGTTGGGCAGTCTCCTCGCGGGACACAAGGGCTTTGCGCTGAGCATACTGGTCGACGTGTTGACCGGCAGCCTGAGCGGCGCGGGCTGCAGCGGCCGGTCCCCGGAGGACCTCGACCAGAACGCCCTGTTCATCCTCGCCATCGACCCGGAGAAATTCGCTTCAAGGACCGCCTTCTCCACCGAAGTCGACCGGCTCGTGGAAAGTATCAAGGGCGCACGCAAGGCGCCGGGCGTAGACGAAATCCGGGTGCCCGGCGACGGCGCGCGCCGAGAGCGGGAGCGGCAACTGAAGCAGGGCATCGAAATCGATCCGCCCGTCTGGTCCGCCATCCAGGTCATCATGGACGAACTGGGCATCGGGCGAAACAGTGTGTAG
- a CDS encoding dihydrodipicolinate synthase family protein, with protein MLNDLRGVIPPATTPFSRDGAVDLGAMKEQVNWLIDQGAHGIAVGGSTGEGHTIDVDEFRGLVDTTLDAAAGRVPIVAGIIVDSTRDAVRRGQAIADLDVAALQVTPVHYLFRPDDDAMQEHFRVMGEEVDQPIIIYNVVPWSYLSPELLCRIMDEVPGVVGVKQSAGDLKLFADLMIMADPEHLLFCAVDALMYSAYTLGARGSIAAILTAAPRASVDVWDAVQAGDHARALDLHRKLLRLWNAMAGTNLPACTKHAQTLQGCPGRFPRAPMQEATDEQKRGIEEGLALLGALDG; from the coding sequence ATGCTCAACGACCTGAGGGGCGTAATCCCCCCGGCGACCACCCCATTCTCCCGGGACGGTGCCGTGGATCTCGGGGCCATGAAAGAACAGGTCAACTGGTTGATCGACCAGGGGGCGCACGGCATCGCGGTGGGCGGAAGCACCGGGGAGGGCCATACGATAGACGTCGATGAGTTCCGCGGTCTTGTCGACACGACCCTGGATGCGGCGGCCGGACGCGTACCGATCGTCGCCGGCATCATCGTCGACAGCACACGCGATGCGGTCCGGCGGGGGCAGGCCATCGCCGACCTCGACGTGGCGGCGCTCCAGGTGACCCCGGTCCACTACCTTTTCCGCCCGGACGACGATGCCATGCAGGAGCATTTCAGGGTGATGGGCGAGGAGGTGGATCAGCCCATCATCATCTACAACGTGGTGCCCTGGAGCTACCTGTCGCCGGAACTGCTCTGCCGGATCATGGACGAAGTGCCCGGTGTGGTCGGCGTCAAGCAGAGCGCCGGCGATTTGAAGCTGTTCGCCGACCTGATGATCATGGCCGACCCGGAACACCTGCTCTTCTGCGCCGTCGACGCCCTGATGTACTCGGCTTACACCCTGGGCGCACGCGGATCGATCGCGGCCATCCTGACGGCGGCGCCCCGGGCCTCGGTGGATGTATGGGACGCGGTACAGGCGGGCGATCACGCGCGGGCCCTTGATCTGCACCGAAAACTCCTGCGTCTCTGGAACGCCATGGCAGGGACGAACCTGCCGGCCTGTACCAAGCATGCCCAGACGTTGCAGGGCTGTCCCGGCAGGTTTCCCCGCGCCCCCATGCAGGAAGCGACCGACGAGCAGAAGAGGGGCATCGAGGAAGGCCTTGCGCTCCTGGGCGCGCTGGACGGTTAG
- a CDS encoding TonB-dependent receptor has product MKYLRSTLKSVICLILLSAMPGYAQDAQDTQDAADQTPRYILDTIVVTGNKIETPLRQVSSSIAVITAADIERSSRNTVADLLRDVGGLSVAQNGGPGRNASVFLRGAESAYTLFLIDGVEVNDPMSPGRSYSPAHMTVDQVERIEVLYGSQSTLYGSDAIAGVVNIITKQGDGPPKIDASIEGGALGTIRSRAGLSGGTTDYRYAMDGSFLNTKGISSNAQGNMEEDGYRNTTLGGRFGATPSAGVSVDLNVRYTDGRADIDNGTGPNGDDPNRINRSRQLFVRPSATLEHWSQRWKQTLGYSLVDHSREDDNPVDANQETAANSTFDARLHKVDWQHTLLLAEGNTVVFGAETESEQGESQSKGPFSSKFDRQTARTTGVYLQEMLQYGDALFAAAGIRVDHHDRFGSEVTYNLAPNVFFEETGTRIKGAYGTGYKAPSLFQLYSSFGDSTLQAGTSKSWEAGIEQYTTDQRLTAGATYFDNTYDNMVGWDSATSSYKNVFKATSKGVELTGRYSGGAGTSLRAYYTFTDSKDHESDEQLLRRPRHSGGIVLDQRVRPGFDLNLSYRFAGERRDNDFSTWPATPVTLFGYGIVNVAANWKITPNIQLFGRIDNLLDAEYEEILGYGTVGITGYLGIRVANTGN; this is encoded by the coding sequence ATGAAATACCTACGAAGCACACTTAAATCCGTGATCTGTCTTATCCTGCTTTCCGCCATGCCAGGCTACGCCCAGGATGCGCAGGATACGCAGGATGCGGCGGACCAGACGCCCAGATACATCCTGGACACCATAGTCGTAACGGGCAACAAGATCGAAACCCCCTTGCGGCAGGTCTCGAGTTCGATCGCCGTTATCACCGCCGCAGACATCGAACGCAGCAGCCGGAACACGGTCGCCGACCTGTTACGCGATGTGGGCGGGCTGAGCGTGGCACAGAACGGCGGGCCGGGCAGGAACGCGTCAGTTTTCCTTCGCGGCGCCGAATCGGCCTACACCCTGTTTCTGATCGACGGCGTCGAAGTGAACGACCCCATGTCTCCGGGACGCAGCTACAGTCCGGCGCATATGACCGTCGACCAGGTTGAGCGGATCGAGGTGCTTTACGGGTCCCAGAGCACGCTTTACGGATCGGATGCCATCGCGGGCGTAGTGAACATCATTACGAAGCAGGGGGACGGTCCGCCGAAGATCGATGCCTCCATCGAGGGCGGCGCGCTGGGTACCATTCGAAGCCGGGCAGGATTGAGCGGGGGCACAACAGACTACCGGTATGCAATGGATGGCTCGTTCCTCAACACGAAGGGAATTTCGTCGAACGCCCAGGGGAACATGGAAGAAGACGGATACCGGAATACCACGCTGGGTGGCCGTTTCGGGGCGACGCCTTCCGCCGGCGTTTCGGTCGATCTCAACGTCCGGTACACGGACGGTCGCGCTGATATCGACAACGGGACCGGACCCAATGGAGACGATCCAAATCGGATAAACAGATCCAGGCAACTATTTGTCCGGCCCTCCGCGACCCTCGAGCATTGGTCGCAGCGTTGGAAGCAGACCCTCGGTTACAGCCTGGTCGACCACAGCAGAGAAGACGACAATCCGGTGGACGCCAACCAGGAGACGGCCGCGAATTCCACGTTCGACGCACGGTTGCACAAAGTGGACTGGCAGCACACGCTGTTACTCGCCGAGGGGAATACCGTCGTGTTCGGGGCCGAAACCGAGTCGGAACAGGGAGAATCGCAATCAAAAGGGCCGTTTTCGAGCAAGTTCGACCGTCAGACGGCGAGGACGACAGGCGTATACCTGCAGGAGATGCTGCAGTATGGCGACGCATTGTTCGCTGCCGCGGGCATCCGGGTCGATCACCACGACCGGTTCGGATCCGAAGTCACCTACAACCTCGCACCAAACGTATTCTTCGAAGAGACGGGGACCAGGATTAAGGGCGCTTACGGTACGGGTTACAAGGCGCCTTCACTGTTCCAGCTGTATTCATCCTTCGGTGATTCCACGCTTCAGGCGGGTACGAGCAAGAGCTGGGAAGCGGGGATCGAACAGTACACGACCGACCAGCGTCTTACGGCCGGCGCGACGTACTTCGACAATACCTACGATAACATGGTCGGATGGGATAGCGCGACCTCCAGTTACAAGAACGTCTTCAAGGCGACGAGCAAGGGAGTGGAGTTGACCGGCCGGTATTCGGGGGGCGCGGGAACATCCCTGCGGGCCTACTACACCTTTACCGATTCGAAGGACCACGAATCGGATGAGCAGTTGTTGCGGCGTCCGCGGCACAGCGGCGGGATCGTGCTGGATCAGCGGGTACGGCCGGGGTTCGACCTGAACCTGAGTTACCGGTTCGCGGGGGAACGGCGGGACAACGACTTTTCCACCTGGCCGGCGACGCCGGTTACGCTGTTCGGTTACGGGATCGTGAATGTCGCCGCCAACTGGAAGATTACGCCGAACATTCAGCTGTTCGGCCGGATCGACAATCTATTGGACGCGGAATACGAGGAGATCCTGGGCTACGGGACCGTGGGCATTACGGGCTACCTGGGGATCCGGGTGGCGAACACCGGTAATTGA
- the clpB gene encoding ATP-dependent chaperone ClpB encodes MRTDKLTQKSMEAIQVSQEIARGRNHNRLEPAHLALALLEQDESLATILLERAGSDPARVREGLEAALDKLPRVTGDGASLYASDAFHQAMDRALKEAQKLKDEYISVEHLLLALLEDGGEVNRVMKEAGVRREGIMKAMKEVRGSQRVTSQTPESGYQALEKFSRDLTDLAREGGLDPVIGRDEEIRRVIKVLSRRTKNNPVLIGEPGVGKTAIVEGLAQKIVAEDVPESLKGRKVISLDMGAMLAGAKFRGEFEERFKAVLKEVEQAAGDIVLFIDELHTIVGAGAAEGAVDASNMLKPALARGTLRCVGATTLDEYRKHIEKDAALERRFAPVYVGEPSIEDTVSILRGLKERYEIHHGIRIRDGALVTAATLAERYISDRFMPDKAIDLIDEAAANLRMEIDSMPAELDDLEKQIRQLEIEREAVKRERDGEERLKPVESRLADLAAQRSVLRAHWLAEKELVKTIQEIKEQTEQLKIEADRAQRTGDYERVARIQYGEQLELDRRLEEKNRALAELQRERRMLKEEVDEEDIAQVVSKWTGIPVSRLVEGEVEKLVQMESRLHQQVVGQDEAIVAVSNAVRRNRAGLGDGNRPIGSFLFLGPTGVGKTELARALGEFLFDDRGAMVRVDMSEYMERHAVSRLIGAPPGYVGYEEGGQLTEAVRRRPYQIVLLDEIEKAHPDVFNILLQVLDDGRLTDGQGRTVDFRNTVIIMTSNIGTEHIGGHDASRDEQVRSDVMRAMRSHFRPEFVNRLEEIIIFHPLDRDHIRDIVRIQLEELQGRLSKQAGLTLELTPEAESLLAEEGYEPQYGARPLKRVIRKFVENPLSMALIEGRFREGDAIRVIREGDRLDFIRQDASAAA; translated from the coding sequence ATGAGAACGGATAAACTGACGCAGAAATCGATGGAGGCGATCCAGGTTTCCCAGGAGATCGCCCGCGGCCGCAACCACAACCGGCTGGAGCCCGCGCACCTGGCGCTGGCGTTGCTTGAACAGGACGAAAGCCTGGCAACCATCCTGCTGGAAAGAGCGGGATCGGATCCGGCCCGGGTACGAGAAGGGCTGGAAGCGGCCCTGGACAAGCTGCCCAGGGTAACCGGCGACGGCGCATCGCTCTATGCCTCCGACGCTTTTCATCAGGCCATGGACCGGGCGCTGAAAGAGGCGCAGAAACTGAAAGACGAGTACATCAGCGTGGAGCATCTGCTCCTTGCCCTGCTGGAAGACGGCGGGGAGGTCAATCGCGTCATGAAGGAGGCCGGCGTACGACGCGAGGGGATCATGAAAGCCATGAAAGAGGTGCGCGGAAGCCAGCGTGTCACGAGCCAGACGCCGGAGTCCGGCTACCAGGCCCTGGAGAAGTTCAGCAGGGACCTGACCGACCTGGCCCGGGAGGGCGGACTCGATCCGGTCATCGGCCGGGACGAGGAGATCCGGCGGGTAATCAAGGTGCTTTCCCGGCGGACCAAGAACAATCCCGTGCTCATCGGCGAACCCGGCGTGGGGAAGACGGCCATCGTGGAAGGACTGGCCCAGAAGATCGTGGCCGAGGACGTCCCGGAATCCCTCAAGGGACGCAAGGTGATCAGCCTCGACATGGGCGCCATGCTGGCCGGGGCCAAGTTCCGCGGCGAATTCGAAGAGCGTTTCAAGGCCGTGCTGAAGGAAGTGGAGCAGGCCGCGGGCGACATCGTGCTGTTCATCGACGAGCTGCACACCATCGTCGGCGCGGGTGCCGCGGAAGGCGCCGTGGACGCGTCCAACATGCTCAAGCCGGCGCTGGCACGGGGGACCTTGCGCTGCGTGGGCGCGACGACCCTGGACGAATACCGCAAGCATATCGAGAAAGACGCCGCCCTGGAAAGGCGGTTCGCGCCCGTCTACGTCGGCGAGCCCTCCATCGAAGACACCGTGTCCATCCTGCGCGGGCTCAAGGAGCGTTACGAGATCCACCACGGCATTCGCATCCGGGACGGCGCCCTCGTCACGGCGGCGACCCTGGCGGAGCGATACATCAGCGACCGGTTTATGCCGGACAAGGCCATCGACCTGATCGACGAGGCCGCGGCGAACCTGCGCATGGAGATCGACAGCATGCCGGCCGAACTGGATGATCTGGAGAAGCAGATCCGCCAGCTCGAAATCGAGCGGGAAGCGGTAAAGCGCGAGCGCGACGGGGAGGAACGCCTCAAGCCCGTGGAAAGCAGGCTGGCCGACCTCGCAGCGCAGCGCAGCGTCCTGCGGGCCCACTGGCTCGCCGAGAAGGAACTGGTGAAGACGATCCAGGAAATCAAGGAACAGACCGAACAGCTGAAAATCGAAGCGGACCGGGCGCAGCGCACCGGCGATTACGAGCGGGTGGCCCGCATCCAGTACGGCGAGCAGCTGGAACTCGACCGCCGGCTCGAGGAGAAGAACCGGGCCCTCGCCGAACTCCAGCGGGAGCGCCGGATGCTGAAAGAGGAAGTGGACGAGGAGGACATCGCCCAGGTCGTCTCGAAGTGGACAGGCATCCCGGTGAGCCGCCTGGTCGAAGGCGAGGTCGAGAAGCTGGTCCAGATGGAATCCCGCTTGCACCAGCAGGTGGTGGGCCAGGATGAAGCGATCGTCGCCGTGTCCAACGCCGTCCGGCGGAACCGCGCCGGGCTGGGAGACGGCAACCGGCCCATCGGCTCCTTTCTTTTTCTCGGCCCCACGGGGGTGGGCAAGACCGAACTTGCCCGGGCCCTGGGCGAGTTTCTCTTCGACGACCGGGGCGCCATGGTGCGCGTCGACATGTCGGAGTACATGGAGCGGCATGCCGTCTCCCGGCTTATCGGAGCGCCCCCGGGTTACGTGGGTTACGAGGAAGGCGGGCAACTCACGGAAGCCGTGCGGCGCAGGCCCTACCAGATCGTGCTGCTGGACGAGATCGAAAAGGCGCACCCCGACGTCTTCAACATCCTGCTGCAGGTCCTCGACGACGGACGGCTCACGGACGGCCAGGGCCGCACGGTGGATTTCCGGAACACCGTGATCATCATGACCTCCAACATCGGGACGGAGCACATCGGCGGTCACGACGCGTCCCGGGACGAGCAGGTGCGATCGGACGTGATGCGCGCGATGCGGTCCCACTTCCGCCCCGAGTTCGTCAATCGGCTGGAGGAAATCATCATCTTCCATCCCCTCGACCGGGACCACATCCGGGACATCGTCCGTATCCAGCTCGAGGAACTGCAGGGACGGCTCTCGAAACAGGCCGGGTTGACGCTGGAACTGACCCCCGAGGCCGAGTCACTGCTTGCGGAAGAGGGCTATGAGCCCCAGTACGGCGCGCGGCCCCTCAAGCGGGTGATTCGCAAGTTCGTCGAGAACCCGCTGTCCATGGCGCTGATCGAGGGCAGGTTCCGGGAAGGCGACGCGATCCGCGTGATCCGCGAAGGCGACCGCCTGGACTTTATCCGGCAGGATGCGTCCGCGGCGGCGTGA
- the speB gene encoding agmatinase, with protein MTDSLKVGLLGVGFDANSTFRRGPAEAPSAIRAALGSASGNPYAETGVRVWPSDSVLDHGDLEVPNEKGTRGPIDAIERGVSRALGETPRLVVLGGDHTVTYPVVRAFAAQHGRISLLHFDAHPDLYPDFEGNRYSHACPMARIMEDGLVERLIQVGIRSFTPAQHDAAKRHNVEVIPAYSSGPVPALAFDTPVYISMDVDALDPGFAPGVSHPEPGGLSVRQVLEVVAAMRAPYVVGGDVVELNPKLDRDGGTAIVAAKLACELLGRVILDGRAG; from the coding sequence ATGACGGATAGCTTGAAAGTAGGCCTGCTGGGGGTCGGTTTCGATGCGAACTCGACCTTTCGACGCGGCCCGGCCGAGGCGCCGTCCGCGATAAGGGCTGCCCTTGGTTCGGCGTCCGGAAATCCCTACGCCGAGACCGGCGTGCGCGTGTGGCCAAGCGACAGCGTGCTCGACCACGGTGATCTCGAAGTGCCAAATGAGAAGGGCACGCGCGGACCCATCGATGCCATCGAGCGCGGGGTAAGCCGGGCACTGGGTGAAACACCGCGGCTCGTCGTCCTGGGCGGCGATCATACGGTTACCTATCCCGTGGTTCGCGCTTTCGCCGCACAGCACGGCCGGATCAGCCTGCTGCACTTCGACGCGCACCCGGACCTGTATCCCGACTTCGAAGGCAACCGCTATTCTCACGCCTGTCCCATGGCGCGCATCATGGAAGACGGACTCGTCGAACGGCTGATCCAGGTCGGTATACGCAGCTTCACCCCCGCGCAGCACGACGCGGCGAAGCGACACAACGTCGAGGTGATCCCGGCCTACTCGTCGGGACCGGTTCCGGCGCTGGCGTTCGATACGCCGGTCTACATCTCGATGGACGTCGATGCGCTCGACCCCGGTTTCGCGCCGGGCGTCTCCCATCCCGAGCCGGGCGGACTGAGCGTACGGCAGGTGCTCGAGGTCGTTGCGGCGATGCGTGCGCCCTACGTGGTCGGCGGCGATGTGGTCGAGCTCAATCCCAAGCTGGACCGAGACGGCGGGACGGCGATCGTCGCCGCTAAACTGGCCTGTGAACTACTGGGGCGCGTCATCCTCGATGGGCGGGCGGGTTGA
- a CDS encoding P1 family peptidase: MNRRSFLRKSAGVTGAGVLAGLGSLRESAVGQANDPYGPSGSITDVEGIKAGHFTDPRRPTGCTVIMAEEGAVGGVDVRGGAPGTRETDLLDPVNMVQRVHAIVLSGGSAFGLDTATGVMRYLEERSIGFNVRIARVPIVPAAILFDLGIGGKPEIRPDAEAGYRACEAATPDPVPEGSIGAGAGATVGKMSVGAPGTRTAMKGGIGNACFTTPDGLRVGAIVAVNAVGDVYDPDTGRVLAGARMPDGSGFVRVARRIREIGSLRLEAPPGNTTIGVIVTNAGLTKTQASRIAQVGHDGLARAINPAHLQADGDTLFTIATGTWEGGVNLSLVSILAAEAVTRAIIRAVVTADGLPGYPSYSDLNAG, encoded by the coding sequence ATGAACAGACGATCCTTTCTGCGAAAATCCGCCGGGGTGACCGGCGCGGGCGTCCTGGCGGGACTGGGCTCTCTGCGCGAGTCCGCCGTCGGCCAGGCGAACGACCCCTACGGCCCGTCCGGATCCATCACGGACGTCGAAGGGATCAAGGCCGGGCACTTCACCGACCCGCGGCGTCCGACGGGCTGCACGGTGATCATGGCCGAGGAAGGGGCCGTGGGCGGGGTAGACGTGCGAGGCGGCGCTCCCGGCACCCGGGAAACCGACCTGCTCGATCCCGTGAACATGGTGCAACGGGTCCACGCCATCGTCCTCTCCGGTGGCAGCGCCTTTGGCCTGGACACGGCCACGGGCGTGATGCGCTACCTCGAGGAACGCTCCATCGGTTTCAACGTGCGCATCGCCCGGGTCCCGATCGTCCCCGCCGCGATCCTCTTCGATCTCGGCATCGGCGGCAAACCGGAAATCCGCCCCGACGCGGAAGCCGGCTACCGGGCCTGCGAGGCCGCGACGCCGGATCCGGTCCCCGAGGGCAGCATCGGGGCGGGCGCCGGCGCCACCGTGGGCAAGATGTCCGTCGGCGCGCCGGGGACCCGCACGGCCATGAAGGGAGGCATCGGCAACGCCTGCTTCACCACGCCCGACGGGCTCAGGGTCGGCGCCATCGTTGCCGTGAACGCCGTGGGCGACGTGTACGATCCGGATACGGGCCGCGTGCTCGCCGGCGCCAGGATGCCGGATGGGTCCGGTTTCGTCCGCGTGGCCCGGCGGATTCGCGAGATCGGGTCGCTTCGCCTGGAGGCGCCGCCCGGGAATACGACCATCGGCGTCATCGTGACCAATGCCGGGCTGACTAAGACCCAGGCCAGCCGCATCGCCCAGGTCGGGCACGACGGGCTTGCCCGCGCCATCAACCCGGCCCACCTGCAGGCGGACGGGGACACCCTCTTCACCATTGCCACCGGGACCTGGGAGGGCGGCGTGAACCTCTCCCTGGTGTCCATCCTTGCGGCGGAAGCCGTCACGCGGGCCATCATCCGCGCCGTCGTCACGGCCGATGGCCTGCCCGGGTATCCCTCCTATTCGGACCTGAACGCGGGATGA
- a CDS encoding sodium:solute symporter family protein, which yields MSPYVTALLVYSIFLMAIGWWTSRSVRRAEDFFVAGRRLSPALLFGTLLAANLGAGSTVGATGLGYTHGISAWWWVGSAGIGSLILGLTVGPRMWRVAKEQNLYTVGDYLEHRYSRGVRGLIAVLLWFGSLAILAGQLIPLAWILNLTLGIPKYVACLAGGAVVVVYFTFGGLTSTARVNMVQLVVKLSGFILAFLLIVSGAGLLSGVSAAPTGFESWFGDDPSRIWGYFIVLVPAFIISPGLLQKIYGARDARAVRQGVCTNAVALMLFAFIPALLGMAAYHAFPSLDTPDLALPRLLMDALPFWIGGLTLAAVFSAEISSADAVLFMLTTSLSRDLYQTYIEPGASEQRMLAVSRITAVGAGLAGVVLAAVLPDVITALTIFYSILSVALFVPLIAGLYSTRPNANGALATIAGSVLVMILVHLGSNGGGLAGISPATWGIGTAVVIMALHMLYRRGTRPAG from the coding sequence ATGTCCCCCTACGTAACCGCCCTCCTCGTTTATTCCATTTTCCTCATGGCGATCGGCTGGTGGACGTCGCGGTCGGTCCGCCGCGCCGAGGACTTCTTCGTGGCCGGCCGGCGGCTTTCCCCCGCGCTGCTGTTCGGCACGCTGCTGGCCGCCAACCTGGGCGCCGGTTCCACGGTGGGCGCCACGGGCCTCGGCTACACGCACGGAATTTCGGCGTGGTGGTGGGTCGGGTCCGCGGGCATCGGGAGCCTCATCCTGGGCCTGACCGTGGGACCCCGTATGTGGCGCGTGGCCAAGGAACAGAACCTGTACACGGTCGGGGATTACCTGGAGCACCGGTACAGCCGCGGCGTCCGGGGCCTCATCGCCGTGCTGCTGTGGTTCGGATCCCTTGCGATCCTGGCCGGACAGCTCATTCCGCTGGCATGGATCCTCAACCTCACGCTGGGCATCCCGAAGTACGTCGCCTGCCTGGCCGGCGGCGCCGTGGTGGTCGTGTACTTCACCTTCGGGGGGCTGACGTCCACCGCCCGGGTCAACATGGTCCAGCTGGTGGTAAAACTCTCCGGCTTCATCCTGGCCTTTCTCCTGATCGTATCGGGGGCCGGCCTCCTGTCCGGCGTAAGCGCGGCGCCCACTGGTTTTGAAAGCTGGTTCGGGGACGATCCTTCCCGCATCTGGGGCTACTTCATCGTCCTGGTGCCCGCGTTTATCATCTCGCCGGGGCTGCTGCAGAAGATCTACGGCGCCCGGGACGCCCGGGCGGTCCGGCAGGGCGTCTGCACGAACGCCGTCGCCCTGATGCTCTTCGCCTTCATTCCCGCGCTCCTCGGCATGGCGGCCTACCACGCCTTCCCGTCCCTGGATACGCCGGACCTCGCGCTGCCCCGCCTGTTGATGGATGCCCTTCCCTTCTGGATCGGCGGGCTGACGCTGGCCGCCGTGTTCTCGGCAGAGATCAGTTCGGCGGACGCCGTGCTCTTCATGCTGACGACGTCCCTGAGCCGGGACCTGTACCAGACCTATATCGAACCCGGCGCTTCCGAGCAGCGGATGCTGGCCGTCAGCCGGATAACGGCCGTGGGCGCGGGACTCGCGGGCGTGGTCCTGGCGGCCGTGCTGCCGGACGTCATCACCGCGCTGACCATCTTCTACAGCATACTGTCCGTGGCGCTCTTCGTACCTCTTATCGCGGGACTGTACTCCACCCGGCCGAACGCGAACGGCGCCCTGGCGACCATCGCCGGTTCCGTGCTGGTGATGATCCTCGTGCATCTGGGGTCGAACGGCGGCGGATTGGCCGGCATATCCCCGGCGACCTGGGGCATCGGAACGGCCGTTGTCATCATGGCGCTGCACATGCTGTATCGGCGCGGGACGCGACCTGCGGGATGA